The window GCACCTCAAAAAAAGAAATAGCTATAATTCATAATTCAACAATTACCGAATTTTGCTTTTAAATGCTTTCAAGTAATCTTCGTATTTCGTTGTTTTATATATATTTTCAGCAAAATATTTTATAATTGGTTCAATTGCTTTTGGTGGCATGTATCCGTTCACACGGTTTATGATTTGGGATTTTTCGTCGAGATAAACCATTGTAGGATAAGCCATTTTTCCTTGTAAAAGATTAATTGGCAATTGGTGTGGATAGTTTAGAACTTTCTGCTCGTTTATGAAAGTTTGCTCTCCAACAATTATTGTATCAGTAGTTTCAGCTTCAATTTTCACAGGATAATAATTCCGGTTGATATAGCTTGCAATTGTGCTATCTGTAAATGTACTGTTATTCATAACCGAACTTCCCTTGTTCCATTTAGAATATATATTTATTATTATCTTTTTCGGATTAGTTTTGTTTAGTTCAATTGCTTCATTGAATGAATACCATTTTATAAGATTTGGCGGATTTTCTTTTTTGTGAAAAGTTTTTTCGAAGTATTTTTTAAAATCATCAAAATTTGCCGATTTGTGAATCCTTTCCGCAAAATAAACCAAAAGAGGCTCAATTTTTATAGGATCCATATATCCTCCAACTGGATTTGCATTGAATTCATCGTCGATATATACTATTGTTGGATACGACATTTTCCCTTTTAACAATTCTATTGCTAATTGGTGCGTAGGTCTTCTGCCCTGTCCTTGATTAATATATTGTTTTCCCTTATAGGAAACCGTATCTTTTCTTTCTGCATCGAATTTTACACAATAAAAATTTGCATTTAAATAGGAGGCAATGCCAGGATTTGCAAATGTTGCCTGATCCATTTTTTTGCACCATCCACACCAGTCGGTGTACATATCTATAAAAATGGTTTTAGGTGTTTTTTTTTGAAGCGAAACTGCTTCTTCAAAACTTATCCAATTTACTTTTGCTTGATTATTCAGCATTTGAGCTT is drawn from Bacteroidota bacterium and contains these coding sequences:
- a CDS encoding DUF255 domain-containing protein, whose protein sequence is MKKMILILAAIAFLPLLIEAQMLNNQAKVNWISFEEAVSLQKKTPKTIFIDMYTDWCGWCKKMDQATFANPGIASYLNANFYCVKFDAERKDTVSYKGKQYINQGQGRRPTHQLAIELLKGKMSYPTIVYIDDEFNANPVGGYMDPIKIEPLLVYFAERIHKSANFDDFKKYFEKTFHKKENPPNLIKWYSFNEAIELNKTNPKKIIINIYSKWNKGSSVMNNSTFTDSTIASYINRNYYPVKIEAETTDTIIVGEQTFINEQKVLNYPHQLPINLLQGKMAYPTMVYLDEKSQIINRVNGYMPPKAIEPIIKYFAENIYKTTKYEDYLKAFKSKIR